A part of Bubalus bubalis isolate 160015118507 breed Murrah chromosome 6, NDDB_SH_1, whole genome shotgun sequence genomic DNA contains:
- the VANGL2 gene encoding vang-like protein 2 produces MDTESQYSGYSYKSGHSRSSRKHRDRRDRHRSKSRDGSRGDKSVTIQAPGEPLLDNESTRGDERDDNWGETTTVVTGTSEHSISHDDLTRIAKDMEDSVPLDCSRHLGVAAGATLALLSFLTPLAFLLLPPLLWREELEPCGTACEGLFISVAFKLLILLLGSWALFFRRPKASLPRVFVLRALLMVLVFLLVVSYWLFYGVRILDARERSYQGVVQFAVSLVDALLFVHYLAVVLLELRQLQPQFTLKVVRSTDGASRFYNVGHLSIQRVAVWILEKYYHDFPVYNPALLNLPKSVLAKKVSGFKVYSLGEENSTNNSTGQSRAVIAAAARRRDNSHNEYYYEEAEHERRVRKRRARLVVAVEEAFTHIKRLQEEEQKNPREVMDPREAAQAIFASMARAMQKYLRTTKQQPYHTMESILQHLEFCITHDMTPKAFLERYLAAGPTIQYHKERWLAKQWTLVSEEPVTNGLKDGIVFLLKRQDFSLVVSTKKVPFFKLSEEFVDPKSHKFVMRLQSETSV; encoded by the exons ATGGACACCGAGTCCCAGTACTCGGGCTACTCCTACAAGTCTGGCCACTCCCGCAGCTCCCGCAAGCACAG GGACCGCCGGGACCGACACCGCTCTAAGAGCCGAGACGGGAGCCGGGGGGACAAGTCGGTGACGATCCAGGCTCCAGGGGAGCCCCTGCTGGACAATGAGTCCACGAGAGGGGATGAGCGG GACGACAACTGGGGGGAAACGACCACAGTGGTAACGGGCACCTCAGAGCACAGCATCTCTCACGATGACCTCACGCGCATCGCCAAGGACATGGAAGACAGCGTCCCGCTGGACTGCTCCCGGCACCTGGGTGTGGCGGCGGGGGCTACGCTGGCCCTGCTCTCTTTCCTCACTCCTCTGGCTTTCCTGCTGCTGCCCCCACTGCTGTGGCGGGAGGAGCTGGAGCCGTGCGGGACGGCCTGCGAAGGCCTCTTCATCTCCGTCGCCTTCAAGCTGCTCATCCTGCTGCTGGGCAGCTGGGCCCTGTTCTTCCGCCGGCCCAAGGCCTCTCTGCCCCGCGTCTTCGTGCTGCGCGCCCTGCTCATGGTGCTCGTCTTCCTGCTCGTCGTGTCCTACTGGCTCTTCTACGGTGTTCGCATTCTGGACGCCCGCGAGCGCAGCTACCAGGGCGTGGTGCAGTTTGCCGTGTCCCTGGTGGACGCCCTGCTCTTTGTGCACTACCTGGCCGTGGTCCTGCTGGAGCTGCGCCAGCTCCAGCCGCAGTTCACGCTCAAGGTCGTGCGCTCCACCGACGGGGCCAGCCGCTTCTACAACGTGGGCCATCTCAG CATCCAGCGTGTGGCAGTGTGGATCCTGGAGAAGTATTACCATGACTTCCCTGTCTACAACCCTGCCCTCCTCAACCTGCCCAAGTCCGTCCTGGCCAAGAAAGTGTCTGGCTTCAAGGTGTATTCCCTCGGAGAGG AAAACAGTACCAACAACTCCACGGGTCAGTCCCGAGCTGTGATCGCAGCGGCGGCCCGCAGGCGGGACAACAGCCACAACGAGTACTACTACGAGGAGGCCGAGCATGAGCGGAGGGTGCGCAAGCGGAGGGCCAG GCTTGTGGTAGCAGTGGAGGAGGCCTTCACTCACATTAAGCGGCTGCAGGAAGAGGAGCAGAAGAACCCCAGGGAGGTGATGGACCCCCGGGAGGCAGCCCAGGCCATTTTCGCATCCATGGCCCGTGCCATGCAGAAGTACCTTCGCACGACCAAGCAGCAGCCTTACCACACCATGGAGAGCATCCTACAGCACCTTGAGTTCTGCATCACACACGACATGACGCCCAAG GCCTTCCTGGAGCGGTACCTGGCGGCTGGACCCACCATCCAGTATCACAAGGAACGCTGGCTGGCCAAACAGTGGACACTTGTGAGCGAGGAGCCGGTAACCAATGGGCTCAAGGATGGCATTGTTTTCCTCTTGAAACGCCAGGACTTCAGCCTGGTGGTCAGCACCAAGAAGGTCCCATTCTTCAAACTCTCCGAGGAATTTGTGGACCCCAAGTCGCACAAGTTTGTCATGAGGCTGCAGTCTGAGACCTCCGTGTGA